A region from the Dinoroseobacter shibae DFL 12 = DSM 16493 genome encodes:
- a CDS encoding GNAT family N-acetyltransferase encodes MPRLTKGRYAARLAESPADIAACQRLRGLAFHGPDAPPDADAFDAACLHVMVTDTGDGALVGCFRLLPLATGAEIARSYSAQFYELSALREFDKPMVELGRFCLHPDRHDPDILRVAWGAMTAYVDAHGVGMLFGCSSFQGTDGELYRDAFALLTERHLAPSRWLPRVKSPRVFPFAQGLARVKPDFKRAMRAMPPLLRTYLLMGGWVSDHAVVDREMNTLHVFTGLEIGAIPPARARLLRATAAA; translated from the coding sequence ATGCCGCGATTGACCAAGGGCCGCTACGCCGCGCGCCTGGCCGAGAGCCCGGCCGACATCGCCGCCTGCCAGCGCCTGCGCGGGCTTGCCTTCCACGGCCCCGACGCGCCGCCGGACGCCGATGCCTTCGACGCGGCCTGCCTGCATGTGATGGTCACCGACACCGGCGACGGGGCGCTGGTGGGTTGTTTCCGCCTGCTGCCGCTGGCCACCGGAGCCGAGATCGCGCGCAGCTATTCCGCGCAGTTCTACGAGCTCTCCGCGCTCCGCGAGTTCGACAAACCGATGGTGGAGCTGGGCCGCTTTTGCCTGCATCCCGACCGCCACGACCCGGACATCCTGCGCGTGGCCTGGGGCGCGATGACCGCCTATGTGGACGCCCATGGGGTCGGCATGCTCTTCGGCTGCTCGTCCTTCCAGGGCACCGATGGCGAGCTTTACCGCGACGCCTTCGCCCTGCTCACCGAACGCCACCTGGCCCCCTCGCGCTGGCTGCCGCGGGTGAAATCGCCCCGGGTGTTTCCCTTCGCCCAGGGCCTGGCCCGGGTGAAGCCGGACTTCAAGCGAGCGATGCGGGCCATGCCGCCGCTATTGCGGACCTACCTGCTCATGGGCGGCTGGGTCAGCGATCACGCCGTGGTCGACCGCGAGATGAACACCCTTCATGTCTTCACCGGGCTGGAGATCGGCGCCATCCCCCCCGCCCGCGCACGCCTCTTGCGCGCTACCGCGGCCGCTTAG
- a CDS encoding nuclease-related domain-containing protein, with protein sequence MLGFLLKSLFYAGKSAIDTPERKGARGERKVAGALAHGLAASGYKTLSNLILPLGDATTQIDHVVLSRFGIFVIETKNMSGWIFGSAEQARWTQVHKRSRRSFQNPLRQNHAHVLAVQGALGISSDRVHNLVVFTGEAQPKTPMPDTVCWGLRALGKQIRRFQTPVLSEAEVDRHHDTLRRLDRGDEARDAHIAANRARHATLKTGPRGTRPPETGAADTPCACPRCGADMVQRTARKTGTAFWGCRSYPKCRGTRPIR encoded by the coding sequence ATGCTGGGCTTTCTTCTGAAATCCCTCTTCTACGCAGGAAAGTCCGCGATAGACACACCCGAGCGGAAAGGCGCGCGCGGCGAACGCAAGGTGGCGGGCGCGCTTGCCCATGGGCTCGCGGCATCGGGCTACAAGACCCTGTCGAATCTGATTCTGCCCCTGGGCGACGCCACCACCCAGATAGACCATGTCGTCCTGTCACGCTTCGGGATATTCGTCATCGAAACCAAGAACATGTCCGGCTGGATCTTCGGAAGCGCCGAGCAAGCCAGATGGACCCAGGTTCACAAACGCAGCAGACGGAGCTTCCAGAACCCGCTGCGCCAGAACCATGCCCATGTCCTCGCCGTTCAGGGCGCGTTGGGCATCTCATCGGACCGCGTGCACAACCTCGTCGTCTTCACCGGAGAGGCGCAGCCAAAGACGCCCATGCCGGACACGGTCTGCTGGGGGCTGAGGGCGCTCGGCAAACAGATCCGGCGCTTCCAGACCCCGGTCCTGTCCGAAGCCGAAGTCGATCGACACCATGACACACTCCGGCGTCTCGACAGGGGGGACGAGGCAAGAGACGCGCATATCGCCGCGAACAGGGCGCGCCACGCAACCCTCAAGACCGGGCCACGAGGGACCCGGCCCCCCGAGACGGGCGCAGCCGATACACCCTGCGCCTGCCCGCGCTGCGGCGCGGACATGGTCCAGCGCACCGCGCGCAAAACCGGAACCGCCTTCTGGGGGTGCCGGAGCTATCCCAAATGCCGCGGGACGCGCCCGATCCGGTGA